One window from the genome of Hippoglossus hippoglossus isolate fHipHip1 chromosome 6, fHipHip1.pri, whole genome shotgun sequence encodes:
- the api5 gene encoding apoptosis inhibitor 5 isoform X2 — MAVTIEDLYRSYGVLADAKDNLSQHKDAYQVIVDGVKGGPKEKRLAAQFIPKFFSSFPELADAAINAQLDLCEDEDVSIRRQAIKELPRFATGENILRVADILTQLLQTDDTAEFNQVNVALVSIFKVDAKGTLGGLFSQILQGEDIVRERAIKFLSAKLKTLTEEVMTKEVEDYVFAETKKVLEDVTGAEFVLLMRVVSGLRVLQTVHGRQQLVELVVEQAFLEQALNPTDPDTVDRLLQCTRQALPLFSKNVHSTRFVTYFCEHVLPNLSTLTSPVAELDIQLEVLKLLAEMSPFCGDMEKLEANLNMLFTKLLEFMPMPPEGVENGDNSTTEEPKLQFSYVECLLFGFHQLGKKLPDFLLDKVDAERLKDFKIRLQYFARGLQVYIRQLRVALQGKTGDALKTEENKIKVVALKITNNINVLIKDLFHNPPSYKSTVTLSWKPVQKAEAVAAKRPSGEEMGSGGSEKKQISPLPRRDARQIYNPPSGKYSASIGNFSNGENNLAALYANINITL; from the exons ATGGCGGTCACCATTGAGGATCTCTACCGTAGCTACGGGGTCCTGGCCGATGCTAAGGACAACCTCAGTCAG cacAAAGATGCTTACCAAGTAATCGTGGATGGTGTAAAGGGCGGCCCCAAGGAGAAACGCCTGGCAGCACAGTTTATTCCCAAGTTCTTCAGCAGCTTTCCGGAACTCGCTGATGCCGCCATAAATGCTCAGCTTGATCTTTGTGAGGATGAAGATGTCTCG ATTCGACGACAGGCCATCAAGGAGCTCCCACGGTTTGCAACTGGCGAGAACATCCTCAGAGTTGCAGATATTCTCACCCAGCTCCTTCAGACAG aTGACACAGCCGAATTCAACCAAGTGAATGTAGCACTTGTTTCTATCTTCAAGGTAGATGCTAAGG GTACTCTCGGAGGCCTTTTCTCACAGATCCTTCAGGGAGAGGACATAGTGCGGGAAAGGGCGATCAAGTTTCTGTCAGCCAAACTGAAGACCCTGACAGAGGAAGTCATGACAAAGGAGGTGGAGGATTACGTCTTTGCAGAAACAAAGAAG GTATTGGAGGATGTGACAGGAGCAGAGTTTGTGCTGTTGATGCGTGTGGTGTCCGGCCTTCGGGTGCTGCAGACGGTGCACGGCCGGCAGCAGCTGGTGGAGTTGGTGGTAGAGCAGGCTTTCCTCGAGCAGGCTCTCAACCCGACCGACCCTGATACTGTTGACCGCCTGCTGCAGTGCACACGCCAGGCCCTGCCCCTGTTCTCC AAAAATGTCCATTCAACACGTTTTGTAACCTACTTCTGTGAACACGTGCTGCCCAACCTCAGCACCCTGACGAGTCCTGTGGCTGAGCTGGACATTCAGTTGGAG gtactGAAGCTGCTCGCTGAGATGAGTCCGTTTTGTGGAGACATGGAAAAGCTGGAGGCCAACCTCAACATGCTGTTTACCAAGCTGCTG GAGTTCATGCCTATGCCACCAGAAGGAGTGGAGAATGGAGACAACTCGACGACCGAGGAACCCAAACTGCAGTTCAGCTACGTTGAGTGCCTCCTCTTTGGCTTCCACCAGCTTGGCAAGAAGCTGCCAGACTTCCTCCTCGACAAAGTTGATGCTGAGCGTCTCAAAGACTTCAAGATCAG ATTACAGTACTTTGCCAGAGGCCTGCAGGTTTACATCAGACAGTTACGAGTCGCACTGCAGGGCAAGACAGGAGATGCTCTGAAGACAGAAGAG AACAAAATCAAAGTGGTGGCCCTGAAGATCACAAACAACATCAATGTCCTCATCAAG GATCTCTTCCACAACCCTCCATCGTACAAGAGCACAGTCACTCTATCCTGGAAACCTGTCCAGAAGGCGGAGGCAGTAGC agcgAAGCGTCCGTCAGGTGAGGAGATGGGGTCTGGAGGCAGCGAAAAAAAACAGATCTCTCCTCTGCCCCGGAGGGATGCTCGGCAAATCTACAATCCCCCCAGCGGCAAGTACAGCGCCTCCATTGGCAATTTCAGCAATGGTGAGAATAACTTGGCGGCACTTTATGCAAACATT AACATAACATTATGA
- the api5 gene encoding apoptosis inhibitor 5 isoform X1, producing the protein MAVTIEDLYRSYGVLADAKDNLSQHKDAYQVIVDGVKGGPKEKRLAAQFIPKFFSSFPELADAAINAQLDLCEDEDVSIRRQAIKELPRFATGENILRVADILTQLLQTDDTAEFNQVNVALVSIFKVDAKGTLGGLFSQILQGEDIVRERAIKFLSAKLKTLTEEVMTKEVEDYVFAETKKVLEDVTGAEFVLLMRVVSGLRVLQTVHGRQQLVELVVEQAFLEQALNPTDPDTVDRLLQCTRQALPLFSKNVHSTRFVTYFCEHVLPNLSTLTSPVAELDIQLEVLKLLAEMSPFCGDMEKLEANLNMLFTKLLEFMPMPPEGVENGDNSTTEEPKLQFSYVECLLFGFHQLGKKLPDFLLDKVDAERLKDFKIRLQYFARGLQVYIRQLRVALQGKTGDALKTEENKIKVVALKITNNINVLIKDLFHNPPSYKSTVTLSWKPVQKAEAVAAKRPSGEEMGSGGSEKKQISPLPRRDARQIYNPPSGKYSASIGNFSNERGGFRGGRGRGFGTRGNRSRGRIY; encoded by the exons ATGGCGGTCACCATTGAGGATCTCTACCGTAGCTACGGGGTCCTGGCCGATGCTAAGGACAACCTCAGTCAG cacAAAGATGCTTACCAAGTAATCGTGGATGGTGTAAAGGGCGGCCCCAAGGAGAAACGCCTGGCAGCACAGTTTATTCCCAAGTTCTTCAGCAGCTTTCCGGAACTCGCTGATGCCGCCATAAATGCTCAGCTTGATCTTTGTGAGGATGAAGATGTCTCG ATTCGACGACAGGCCATCAAGGAGCTCCCACGGTTTGCAACTGGCGAGAACATCCTCAGAGTTGCAGATATTCTCACCCAGCTCCTTCAGACAG aTGACACAGCCGAATTCAACCAAGTGAATGTAGCACTTGTTTCTATCTTCAAGGTAGATGCTAAGG GTACTCTCGGAGGCCTTTTCTCACAGATCCTTCAGGGAGAGGACATAGTGCGGGAAAGGGCGATCAAGTTTCTGTCAGCCAAACTGAAGACCCTGACAGAGGAAGTCATGACAAAGGAGGTGGAGGATTACGTCTTTGCAGAAACAAAGAAG GTATTGGAGGATGTGACAGGAGCAGAGTTTGTGCTGTTGATGCGTGTGGTGTCCGGCCTTCGGGTGCTGCAGACGGTGCACGGCCGGCAGCAGCTGGTGGAGTTGGTGGTAGAGCAGGCTTTCCTCGAGCAGGCTCTCAACCCGACCGACCCTGATACTGTTGACCGCCTGCTGCAGTGCACACGCCAGGCCCTGCCCCTGTTCTCC AAAAATGTCCATTCAACACGTTTTGTAACCTACTTCTGTGAACACGTGCTGCCCAACCTCAGCACCCTGACGAGTCCTGTGGCTGAGCTGGACATTCAGTTGGAG gtactGAAGCTGCTCGCTGAGATGAGTCCGTTTTGTGGAGACATGGAAAAGCTGGAGGCCAACCTCAACATGCTGTTTACCAAGCTGCTG GAGTTCATGCCTATGCCACCAGAAGGAGTGGAGAATGGAGACAACTCGACGACCGAGGAACCCAAACTGCAGTTCAGCTACGTTGAGTGCCTCCTCTTTGGCTTCCACCAGCTTGGCAAGAAGCTGCCAGACTTCCTCCTCGACAAAGTTGATGCTGAGCGTCTCAAAGACTTCAAGATCAG ATTACAGTACTTTGCCAGAGGCCTGCAGGTTTACATCAGACAGTTACGAGTCGCACTGCAGGGCAAGACAGGAGATGCTCTGAAGACAGAAGAG AACAAAATCAAAGTGGTGGCCCTGAAGATCACAAACAACATCAATGTCCTCATCAAG GATCTCTTCCACAACCCTCCATCGTACAAGAGCACAGTCACTCTATCCTGGAAACCTGTCCAGAAGGCGGAGGCAGTAGC agcgAAGCGTCCGTCAGGTGAGGAGATGGGGTCTGGAGGCAGCGAAAAAAAACAGATCTCTCCTCTGCCCCGGAGGGATGCTCGGCAAATCTACAATCCCCCCAGCGGCAAGTACAGCGCCTCCATTGGCAATTTCAGCAATG AGCGAGGCGGCTTCAGGGGCGGGCGAGGACGAGGCTTCGGAACCAGAGGCAACAGGAGCCGTGGCCGAATTTACTGA
- the api5 gene encoding apoptosis inhibitor 5 isoform X3 — protein MAVTIEDLYRSYGVLADAKDNLSQHKDAYQVIVDGVKGGPKEKRLAAQFIPKFFSSFPELADAAINAQLDLCEDEDVSIRRQAIKELPRFATGENILRVADILTQLLQTDDTAEFNQVNVALVSIFKVDAKGTLGGLFSQILQGEDIVRERAIKFLSAKLKTLTEEVMTKEVEDYVFAETKKVLEDVTGAEFVLLMRVVSGLRVLQTVHGRQQLVELVVEQAFLEQALNPTDPDTVDRLLQCTRQALPLFSKNVHSTRFVTYFCEHVLPNLSTLTSPVAELDIQLEVLKLLAEMSPFCGDMEKLEANLNMLFTKLLEFMPMPPEGVENGDNSTTEEPKLQFSYVECLLFGFHQLGKKLPDFLLDKVDAERLKDFKIRLQYFARGLQVYIRQLRVALQGKTGDALKTEENKIKVVALKITNNINVLIKDLFHNPPSYKSTVTLSWKPVQKAEAVAAKRPSGEEMGSGGSEKKQISPLPRRDARQIYNPPSERGGFRGGRGRGFGTRGNRSRGRIY, from the exons ATGGCGGTCACCATTGAGGATCTCTACCGTAGCTACGGGGTCCTGGCCGATGCTAAGGACAACCTCAGTCAG cacAAAGATGCTTACCAAGTAATCGTGGATGGTGTAAAGGGCGGCCCCAAGGAGAAACGCCTGGCAGCACAGTTTATTCCCAAGTTCTTCAGCAGCTTTCCGGAACTCGCTGATGCCGCCATAAATGCTCAGCTTGATCTTTGTGAGGATGAAGATGTCTCG ATTCGACGACAGGCCATCAAGGAGCTCCCACGGTTTGCAACTGGCGAGAACATCCTCAGAGTTGCAGATATTCTCACCCAGCTCCTTCAGACAG aTGACACAGCCGAATTCAACCAAGTGAATGTAGCACTTGTTTCTATCTTCAAGGTAGATGCTAAGG GTACTCTCGGAGGCCTTTTCTCACAGATCCTTCAGGGAGAGGACATAGTGCGGGAAAGGGCGATCAAGTTTCTGTCAGCCAAACTGAAGACCCTGACAGAGGAAGTCATGACAAAGGAGGTGGAGGATTACGTCTTTGCAGAAACAAAGAAG GTATTGGAGGATGTGACAGGAGCAGAGTTTGTGCTGTTGATGCGTGTGGTGTCCGGCCTTCGGGTGCTGCAGACGGTGCACGGCCGGCAGCAGCTGGTGGAGTTGGTGGTAGAGCAGGCTTTCCTCGAGCAGGCTCTCAACCCGACCGACCCTGATACTGTTGACCGCCTGCTGCAGTGCACACGCCAGGCCCTGCCCCTGTTCTCC AAAAATGTCCATTCAACACGTTTTGTAACCTACTTCTGTGAACACGTGCTGCCCAACCTCAGCACCCTGACGAGTCCTGTGGCTGAGCTGGACATTCAGTTGGAG gtactGAAGCTGCTCGCTGAGATGAGTCCGTTTTGTGGAGACATGGAAAAGCTGGAGGCCAACCTCAACATGCTGTTTACCAAGCTGCTG GAGTTCATGCCTATGCCACCAGAAGGAGTGGAGAATGGAGACAACTCGACGACCGAGGAACCCAAACTGCAGTTCAGCTACGTTGAGTGCCTCCTCTTTGGCTTCCACCAGCTTGGCAAGAAGCTGCCAGACTTCCTCCTCGACAAAGTTGATGCTGAGCGTCTCAAAGACTTCAAGATCAG ATTACAGTACTTTGCCAGAGGCCTGCAGGTTTACATCAGACAGTTACGAGTCGCACTGCAGGGCAAGACAGGAGATGCTCTGAAGACAGAAGAG AACAAAATCAAAGTGGTGGCCCTGAAGATCACAAACAACATCAATGTCCTCATCAAG GATCTCTTCCACAACCCTCCATCGTACAAGAGCACAGTCACTCTATCCTGGAAACCTGTCCAGAAGGCGGAGGCAGTAGC agcgAAGCGTCCGTCAGGTGAGGAGATGGGGTCTGGAGGCAGCGAAAAAAAACAGATCTCTCCTCTGCCCCGGAGGGATGCTCGGCAAATCTACAATCCCCCCAGCG AGCGAGGCGGCTTCAGGGGCGGGCGAGGACGAGGCTTCGGAACCAGAGGCAACAGGAGCCGTGGCCGAATTTACTGA